In Theileria parva strain Muguga chromosome 4 map unlocalized ctg_529, whole genome shotgun sequence, one DNA window encodes the following:
- the RPL7 gene encoding 60S ribosomal protein L7, whose amino-acid sequence MKGLDGDIKKPETILRGHRIDLKKRSQIAKQVRLLKSKKKSYRDKNAIVSLNTIFKKSKQLDLDLKRTKAQEKSSKVTPQKEYKLLFVVRNSRNVESPICKDILKTLGLTRTNSGRFMSNSVPNLELINKVLPFVYYGTPTLKHVKDLLHKRGTIYQHNKAEMISGNLVIEENFSIYGIYSIAELIETIYKGSNGSENILLKLGPINLSNLNVYNRYFEDNLKFGDTNINNLLIDK is encoded by the exons atgaaaggGTTGGACGGAGATATTAAAAAACCTGAGACTATATTAAGAGGTCACAGAATCGATTTGAAAAAAAGGAGTCAAATCGCAAAACAAGTCCGACTTCTAAAATCg AAAAAGAAATCTTATCGAGACAAAAATGCCATCGTTTCACTCAATACgattttcaaaaaatcGAAACAGCTGGACTTGGATCTTAAGCG AACTAAAGCCCAGGAGAAATCCTCTAAAGTAACTCCGCAAAAGGAGTATAAACTTCTTTTTGTTGTTAGGAATTCGAGAAATGTAGAATCTCCAATTTGCAaagatattttaaag ACCCTTGGATTAACAAGAACCAATTCAGGTCGTTTTATGAGTAATTCAGTTCCTAATTTGGAACTTATTAATAAGGTGTTGCCTTTTGTGTACTACGGAACTCCCACTCTAAAACACGTGAAGGATCTACTCCATAAAAG GGGTACAATCTATCAGCATAACAAGGCTGAGATGATTAGTGGCAATTTAGTTATTGAGGAGAACTTCAGTATCTATGGCATTTACAGCATTGCTGAATTGATTGAAACCATATATAAGGGCTCCAATGGCTCTGAAAACATCTTACTTAAGCTCGGACCTATAAacttatcaaatttaaacgTTTACAACAG ATATTTTGAGGATAATCTTAAATTCGGAGACACCAACATTAACAACTtattaattgataaataa
- a CDS encoding putative integral membrane protein, with protein sequence MYHYNSNLNQYILFFKMSNFRNLFILFLFWISNLFVKNASCAIGLLGDDFTTLDLDLGSLDLEKIKIIKSLDKPVRFKINPREQVLINSISLLGNTLWTKLGVNVCHDVVIYIFEAPEVVISPVINDGGIKKVYYIKKTGNQLTFINLLSFLTLIHDEFKPKDYLIPQLLDISEGAHKVFYKYNIIMLGDLIHEKYEPSDNSGFTVLMDGMKTIWDAEHGDSKGKLALSIEIFEKVDRLKMLRITIQDSSEMHFIMKENGWNPLLVLGFMTNFKRLEFGKIFDAQTEKEKKPKDLDPLPKVLDVSTRDDSFIYTSCTLLNMNFLTIKPMFEFLTKKIIDGHKIIHDTTLCKFQALLIRLSDPVKCFLGISINESVFSNHDIYFERSDADGNWEPVTQSVVFEAVQQSIVEFSKTHYLKSADLYGVWTGVKVADLSSKVKSLLTGQEFAPTPIPTSASATPSSTPIPTTPVPETSGSLPALHPGSAISTPPPTPSTALPSYLVSSQTGSSKPSTPTPMTPPPSTDLVPDKLSATGPALSPHPHKKPRTEITKPSSPTHLTRKPSPSLKDPHVGDDSFDPPKSTEPRHRKPTKPKYPKPTHEYKPSTPTIPEHSTTYTEYTIPSSEYIHGETGPTLDDTELSSSLTKDKHTQTDASRELVITYELLEKLKQDIIEQIVEILKSGFSISNITITSLTLLPILLI encoded by the coding sequence ATGTACCACTATAATTCGAATCTTAATcagtatatattattttttaaaatgtccaattttagaaatttatttatattattcttattctggatatctaatttatttgttaaaaatgcGTCGTGCGCAATTGGATTATTAGGAGATGATTTTACGACTCTTGACTTGGATTTGGGATCTTTAGATCTTGAAAAGATCAAGATAATTAAGTCACTGGATAAACCTGTcagatttaaaattaatccaAGAGAACAAGTTCTAATTAATTCAATAAGTTTATTAGGCAATACTCTATGGACAAAACTTGGTGTTAACGTTTGTCACGATgtagttatttatattttcgAGGCCCCTGAAGTTGTAATTTCACCTGTAATAAACGATGGTGGTATAAAAAAGGTTTACTACATAAAGAAAACTGGTAATCAACttacatttataaatttactaagCTTTTTAACCTTAATTCATGATGAATTCAAGCCAAAGGATTATTTAATTCCACAGCTTTTAGATATTTCAGAAGGAGCTCAcaaagtattttataaatacaatattattatgttgGGTGATTTGATAcatgaaaaatatgaaCCTAGCGATAATTCTGGTTTCACTGTTTTAATGGATGGCATGAAAACTATTTGGGATGCTGAGCATGGGGATTCAAAAGGTAAATTAGCTTTGTCAATTGAGATTTTCGAAAAGGTTGACAGACTTAAAATGTTGAGGATTACTATTCAAGATTCAAGTGAGATGCATTTCATAATGAAAGAAAATGGATGGAACCCACTTTTAGTTCTTGGTTTTATGACAAACTTTAAAAGGTTGGAGTTTGGAAAGATTTTTGATGCTCAGACAGAAAAAGAGAAAAAGCCAAAGGATCTAGATCCATTACCAAAAGTTTTAGATGTCAGTACAAGGGATGATTCTTTCATTTACACTTCCTGTACTCTTTTGaatatgaattttttaactatCAAGCCAATGTTCGAGTTTTTGactaaaaaaataattgatgGCCACAAAATAATCCATGATACTACTTTATGCAAATTTCAGGCGTTATTAATTAGATTATCTGACCCTGTGAAATGTTTTCTTGGAATTAGCATTAATGAGAGTGTATTTAGTAATCATGATATTTATTTCGAGAGAAGTGATGCTGATGGAAACTGGGAACCGGTTACTCAATCTGTGGTTTTCGAAGCTGTCCAACAGTCTATAGTTGAATTTTCTAAAACCCATTATCTTAAATCAGCTGATTTATACGGAGTTTGGACTGGTGTTAAAGTGGCTGATTTATCCTCCAAAGTTAAATCCTTACTCACTGGTCAAGAATTTGCTCCAACACCAATACCTACATCTGCTTCTGCCACTCCATCTTCTACTCCAATTCCCACGACACCTGTTCCAGAAACTTCCGGATCTTTACCAGCGTTACATCCAGGTTCGGCTATTTCTACACCACCTCCAACTCCCTCCACAGCATTACCTTCATATCTTGTTTCCTCACAAACCGGATCAAGTAAGCCTAGTACACCCACTCCAATGACACCGCCACCTTCCACAGATCTTGTTCCAGATAAACTCTCAGCTACAGGGCCAGCTTTATCACCACACCCGCACAAAAAACCCAGAACAGAGATTACCAAACCGTCTTCACCTACTCATTTGACCAGGAAGCCTTCTCCTTCTCTCAAAGATCCTCATGTTGGGGATGACAGTTTTGATCCTCCAAAATCCACTGAGCCGAGGCATAGAAAACCAACTAAACCAAAATATCCCAAACCAACCCACGAATATAAGCCCAGTACACCTACTATACCAGAACATTCAACGACATATACTGAATATACAATTCCATCATCTGAATATATTCATGGTGAAACTGGTCCAACTTTGGATGACACAGAATTATCCAGTTCCCTTACAAAAGATAAGCACACCCAAACTGATGCATCTAGAGAATTGGTTATAACGTATGAGCTTTTAGAAAAACTAAAGCAAGACATTATTGAACAGATTGTAGAAATTCTCAAGTCTGGATTTTCCATCAGTAACATAACCATTACTTCATTAACATTACTACctattttgttaatttag
- the RPT3 gene encoding 26S proteasome regulatory subunit 6B-like protein produces MSSEVVVQKTPINDTDLYTKLKELERQLELCEIQENYIKEEHKNLKLELIRARNEIKRIQSVPLVIGQFLDIIDKNYGIVSSTAGSNYYVRILSTINRELLTPNTSVALHRHSHSVVDILPPEADSSIQMLQVSEKPDVTYADIGGMDSQKQEIKEAVELPLTCPSLYKQIGIDPPVGVLLYGPPGTGKTMLAKAVAHHTDATFIRFVGSEFVQKYLGEGPRMVRDIFRLARENAPSILFIDEVDAIATKRFDAQTGADREVQRILLELLNQMDGFDQNASVKVIMATNRADTLDPALLRPGRLDRKIEFPLPDRRQRRLIFQTITSKMNLSNDIDLETFVARPEKISAADIAAICLEAGLQAIRKNRYVVTTKDFEQGWKRIVKKHDKDHPFYGV; encoded by the exons aTGTCTTCTGAAGTTGTCGTCCAGAAAACTCCTATCAATGATACTGACTTATATACCAAACTTAAGGAACTTGAACGACAATTAGAATTATGCGAAATTCAA GAAAACTATATTAAAGAGGAACACAAGAACTTAAAACTTGAGCTCATAAGAGCAAGGAATGAAATCAAACGAATCCAAAGCGTTCCATTGGTAATTGGCCAATTTTTGGACATTatagataaaaattacgGAATAGTATCCTCAACTGCAGGATCAAACTATTATGTTCGAATACTTTCAACTATAAACAG GGAGTTGTTAACACCCAATACTAGTGTTGCTTTACATAGACATAGTCATAGTGTTGTCGATATTTTGCCTCCAGAGGCGGATTCTTCAATCCAAATGTTACAAGTTTCTGAAAAACCAGATGTTACTTACGCG GATATTGGAGGAATGGATTCACAAAAGCAGGAAATAAAAGAGGCGGTAGAACTACCTCTAACTTGTCCTTCACTTTACAAGCAAATTGGAATAGATCCTCCAGTTGGTGTTTTATTGTATGGTCCTCCTGGAACCGGGAAAACTATGTTGGCGAAGGCAGTTGCCCACCACACTGACGCAACTTTTATTCGTTTTGTTGGATCCGAATTCGTCCAAAAATATCTGGGTGAAGGACCCAGAATGGTAAGAGATATCTTCAG ATTGGCCAGGGAGAATGCTCCTAGCATATTATTTATCGATGAGGTAGATGCAATCGCAACAAAGAGATTCGATGCGCAAACTGGTGCAGATAGGGAGGTTCAGAGGATCCTCTTGGAACTTCTGAACCAAATGGATGGATTTGATCAAAACGCTTCAGTAAAGGTGATTATGGCAACAAATAGAGCAGATACACTTGATCCCGCATTACTCAGGCCCGGAAGATTAGACAGAAAAATAGAATTCCCACTTCCAGATAGAAGACAAAGAAGATTGATTTTTCAAACCATTACCAgtaaaatgaatttatcaAACGATATCGACCTAGAAACAT ttgTTGCAAGACCAGAGAAGATATCAGCAGCTGACATAGCCGCCATTTGCCTAGAGGCAGGCCTACAGGCAATTAGAAAGAATAG ATATGTTGTGACTACGAAAGATTTTGAACAGGGCTGGAAGCgaattgttaaaaaacACGACAAAGATCACCCGTTTTATGGagtttaa
- the ERCC6 gene encoding SNF2 family protein gives MDIDISDVKEIDSVSLEKETCKKFDELRFLQEILRWLSPKLREKNKEYSKLKKFYDNITKIIKFKLNDEAIVGGECELNYELVNRNKIIINNDELIISDLTHEQNESQTQRTSKTQIGDLEIVVFGKENVVKLEENMFIPLSYYNKLYSHQKKALSWLIRLHCENLGGILADDMGLGKTITLLSLINCIVYSSYVRNTLIDHNTCTLDNNTQSNNLQHNKVMGTENNEDEMNRILIVCNVTLIDQWKSEINNWIFKGVKFYVLHSNYLDNCYTVDNDLDYVSEEPSILIYLIGYEYLRINIENVNSYKWHYVILDEGQKIRNPNTLTTLAVKTIKTTHRIILSGSPIQNSLVELWSLIDFIIPNYLGSLSTFMEDFVIPITNTKYDASKYINKLKLLILPYICRTVKSRKSKDNLFNTLTNPIDVDATSPTRMESGSSSSSYGTLPPGSNQKGTNTPPNNEEYGCPSNSDDSGLVNQEGDVGNSTINTNNEIQLPNKRERIILCNLTMEQYKLYVGVLNKFNYLIRDRFETNRQITKELRGTISKELAHDKNVLRLISILRKICNHPRMLESHDINRYFYTSDVIMNNSSSPNRTSGSSLSQSSSSSLNNTPVKFNLRLNNGVSKSKLSGKSSQSPSKRWTESVGSSKLNVSLKIIEMWKKENKKILLFTQTITMLNIIYEHLLETYEKDEILVLYGKHTVKNRNKIIEQFSNDDKVFLMILTTKVGGIGLNLTAATRIIIYDPDWNPMTDMQAKERCYRIGQKNEVIIYRLITASTIEEKIYQRQLYKYYLSQQILSQNNAFYNKYINNLQYLITYPKPPIVVPIKSKEESVSSNQDATSNIVLSSTELSRGVDTNLQLNQIYDQNDDQKGDEIYHLLNNNENISSFINYNEVNLSTENDYTFLRNYRRKRKPCNIDGEVNKNKFLYNLKCKNNKNLTYLITDHILNYFKNKNNKSTTTEKLIHHFNPIIPEENRLLFRRILKHLCTFSKRDNLWQLKNKFSVK, from the exons ATGGATATCGATATTTCAGATGTAAAGGAGATTGATTCAGTCTCCCTTGAAAAG gAAACGTGCAAGAAATTTGACGAGTTGCGGTTTTTGCAGGAGATATTGAGGTGGCTAAGTCCAAAGTTAAGAGAGAAG aaCAAGGAGTATAGTAAACTCAAGAAATTCTACGAcaatattacaaaaatcattaaatttaaattgaACGATGAAGCAATTGTCGGAGGAGAGTGTGAACTTAATTATGAACTAGTAAAtaggaataaaataatcattAACAACGATGAATTAATCATTTCTGATTTAACACATGAACAAAATGAATCCCAAACTCAAAGAACTAGCAAAACCCAAATAG GAGACCTGGAAATAGTAGTATTTGGTAAAGAAAATGTAGTTAAACTCGAGGAAAATATGTTTATTCCCCTGAGCTATTACAATAAACTCTACTCGCACCAGAAGAAGGCACTTAGCTGGTTAATAAGACTCCACTGTGAAAATTTGGGAGGAATACTTGCAGATGATATGGGTCTGGGCAAAACcataacattattatcgCTGATTAATTGTATTGTATATTCTTCATATGTAAGAAACACCCTCATAGACCATAACACTTGTACATTAGATAATAACACACAATCCAATAATCTTCAACATAATAAAGTGATGGGAACTGAAAATAACGAAGATGAAATGAATAGGatattaatagtgtgtaatgTAACACTAATTGACCAGTGGAAGAGTGAAATTAACAACTGGATATTTAAAGGAGTTAAATTCTACGTCTTACATTCAAACTATCTTGATAATTGTTATACAGTGGATAATGATTTAGATTATGTCTCCGAAGAACCCTCCATCTTGATTTACTTGATTGGCTACGAATACTTAAGAATTAATATTGAGAATGTCAATAGCTACAAGTGGCATTATGTGATTTTGGATGAAGGACAGAAGATAAGGAACCCAAATACACTAACAACCCTGGCAgttaaaacaataaaaacTACTCATAGAATTATATTGTCAGGGTCACCAATTCAAAACAGCCTTGTTGAACTGTGGTCActaattgattttataataCCAAACTATCTTGGATCCCTATCAACTTTCATGGAAGATTTTGTTATCCCAATTACCAATACTAAATATGATGCCTCCAAGTACATCAACAAACTTAAACTCCTGATTTTACCCTACATCTGCCGGACGGTTAAGTCTAGAAAGTCTAAAGATAATCTTTTTAATACTCTTACTAACCCGATCGATGTCGATGCCACTTCCCCTACCAGGATGGAATCTGGCTCTTCCTCGTCCTCTTATGGTACTTTACCCCCAGGTTCAAATCAGAAAGGAACAAATACACCGCCTAACAATGAGGAATATGGCTGCCCTTCTAATTCAGATGATAGTGGCCTAGTAAATCAAGAAGGCGATGTGGGAAATAGCACAATAAATACGAATAATGAAATACAGTTACCTAACAAAAGGGAAAGAATAATACTGTGTAATTTAACGATGGAACAGTATAAGCTGTACGTAGGCGTTTTGAACAAGTTCAACTACTTAATTCGTGACAGATTTGAAACTAATCGGCAAATAACTAAAGAACTTAGGGGAACAATATCAAAGGAGCTGGCCCACGATAAAAACGTACTGAGACTAATTTCAATTCTACGTAAGATTTGCAATCACCCAAGAATGCTAGAATCACATGATATTAAtaggtatttttatacatcTGACGTTATCATGAATAATTCATCTTCACCAAATAGAACCAGCGGGTCATCACTGAGTCAATCGTCAAGCAGTTCACTTAATAACACGCCTGTTAAGTTCAACTTAAGGCTGAATAATGGGGTTAGTAAATCTAAGCTTAGTGGGAAAAGTAGCCAAAGCCCAAGTAAGAGGTGGACAGAATCAGTAGGGAGCAGTAAGTTGAACGTAAGTTTGAAGATAATCGAAATGTGGAAGAAGGAGAATaagaaaatattattatttacacagaCGATAACTATgttaaacataatttatgaaCATTTGTTGGAAACTTATGAAAAGGACGAGATTCTTGTTTTGTATGGAAAACACACAGTTAAGAAtaggaataaaataatagagCAATTTTCAAATGATGACAAGGTGTTCTTAATGATTCTGACAACAAAAGTGGGAGGAATTGGACTAAACTTGACAGCAGCCACaagaattattatttacgATCCTGACTGGAACCCAATGACTGACATGCAAGCTAAGGAACGTTGTTATAGAATCGGTCAAAAGAATGaagttattatttacagaCTAATAACAGCCAGTACCATAGAAGAAAAGATATACCAAAGACAACTCTACAAATACTACTTATCTCAACAAATCCTAAGCCAGAATAACGCATTCTACAACAAGtacattaataatttacagtaCCTGATCACGTATCCCAAGCCACCAATCGTTGTCCCAATCAAATCTAAAGAAGAGTCCGTTTCGTCAAACCAGGACGCTACGTCTAACATAGTATTGAGTAGCACTGAACTGAGCCGTGGAGTTGACACTAACTTGCAACTTAACCAAATATATGACCAAAATGATGACCAAAAAGGAGATGAGATATACCACTTGCTCAATAACAACGAGAATATAAGTTCCTTCATAAACTACAATGAGGTTAATCTGTCCACTGAAAACGATTACACTTTCCTGAGAAACTACCGCAGGAAGCGTAAGCCCTGTAACATAGATGGGGAAGTAAACAAGAATAAGTTCCTGTATAACTTAAAATGCAAGAATAACAAAAACCTCACATATCTGATCACAGAccatattttaaactatttcaaaaataaaaacaacaaaTCAACAACCACAGAAAAG CTGATTCACCACTTTAATCCCATCATTCCAG AGGAAAACAGGCTTCTATTCAGaagaatattaaaacaTCTCTGCACGTTCTCTAAAAGGGATAATTTATGGCagttgaaaaataaattcagtgtaaaatag